In one Roseburia intestinalis L1-82 genomic region, the following are encoded:
- a CDS encoding DUF6128 domain-containing protein: MAGMKRFIAYIYGYENAKKAGNTGFARIELRGEECRLEIHLRSVYAAQTHCRVYLFRKQGNQMEGSLIGEIDVRNGAGDFATAMKIMHIPTSSLSFFEMDGIFLCSEDGRIFMSRWTEGEPLTVDMEHFGEWRESQPEEPPVEEELYTKEDLHKREDMHAREDMHAREDMHAREDVHKTENIISETENKPVSGKTPVPDSMKRQQKNRKQTTQPAQKYDSELAATELPARNFFPQYQWTDIWEQFLKNHPASMPFSEKNITCIKIELKDLRELPRKYWYLGNNSFLLHGFFNYRYLVIGKIEEDTQNRWFLGVPGIYQNQERVMAIIFGFPEFMPEQVENRFGCWYRFFEE; this comes from the coding sequence ATGGCAGGAATGAAACGGTTTATTGCATATATATATGGGTATGAAAATGCAAAAAAGGCAGGCAATACGGGATTTGCCAGGATCGAGCTGCGGGGAGAAGAGTGCAGGCTTGAAATCCATCTGCGTAGTGTCTATGCTGCGCAGACGCACTGCAGGGTTTATCTGTTTCGCAAACAGGGTAATCAGATGGAGGGAAGTCTGATCGGAGAAATTGACGTCCGCAATGGTGCTGGAGATTTTGCCACAGCAATGAAAATAATGCATATACCGACATCATCACTCAGTTTTTTTGAGATGGACGGGATTTTTTTGTGCAGCGAAGATGGACGTATTTTCATGAGCCGCTGGACGGAGGGGGAGCCGCTTACCGTGGATATGGAGCACTTTGGGGAGTGGAGAGAAAGCCAGCCAGAGGAACCGCCGGTGGAAGAAGAGTTGTATACAAAAGAAGACCTGCATAAAAGAGAAGATATGCATGCAAGAGAAGATATGCATGCAAGAGAAGATATGCATGCAAGAGAAGATGTGCATAAAACGGAAAATATCATATCAGAAACAGAAAACAAGCCTGTGTCAGGTAAAACACCTGTGCCGGACAGTATGAAAAGGCAACAGAAAAACAGAAAACAGACCACCCAGCCGGCACAGAAATATGACAGTGAGCTCGCTGCGACAGAACTCCCCGCGCGCAATTTCTTTCCACAGTACCAGTGGACGGACATCTGGGAGCAGTTTTTAAAAAATCATCCGGCAAGCATGCCATTTTCGGAAAAAAATATTACCTGTATTAAAATTGAATTAAAGGATCTACGGGAGCTGCCGAGAAAATACTGGTATCTCGGAAATAACAGTTTTCTGTTACATGGATTTTTTAATTACCGGTATCTGGTGATTGGAAAAATAGAAGAAGATACACAAAACAGATGGTTTTTAGGGGTGCCTGGCATTTATCAGAATCAGGAGCGTGTCATGGCGATCATCTTTGGATTCCCGGAATTTATGCCGGAGCAGGTTGAAAACCGGTTTGGCTGCTGGTATCGTTTTTTTGAGGAATAA